The following nucleotide sequence is from Trifolium pratense cultivar HEN17-A07 linkage group LG2, ARS_RC_1.1, whole genome shotgun sequence.
TACTCTTTAAAAAGCgaagtatataaaaaataaaagaatttaaaaacaCTACAGAAAAAGGCGGTTTGAGTGGACATTAATTCAGTTTGAGTGCTTATGAATGAgttgttttctctgttttttgTACTTGAACCATACAATTTTTCTCCTTTATTTCCTCTGGGTATAAATGGCCTGCACATAATATAGTTCCACTTTTTAGAAGTTACATGTATTTCATAGAAGACATGCCACATCTCCTGTTATGGTGAATACTATTGAGTTGTCTTGACTCTTGACACCCCCTTCCTCTGCTTCCCTGGTTGCAAATACTTGTGCAGGTTCAAGAAGGAATGGCGGCAGCAGAAAAAGCTCAGAAATTACAACAAACTGTGGctaataggaaaaaaaataggcaattaGAAACAAATGGACTGGTTATTATGAAAGCACTATATGGAAGTGATACAATTTTGAACAACTTGTATTCATCAAGTGATACAAGTTTTGAATCTACTTCAGGAGTCATCGATGTTACAACACCTCTGAATTTTCTAGTCAATGATTCTGGTCAACTTAAGGTATGATTCCTTGCTTTctctaaaaaattattgtagaCAGTTTTGGTAATTgcaaaatttgataattttcaacaaataatttttctgCTTGCTTATCCACATGAATAAAGACATTGCAGTATATATAAGATGGACTGAAATAATGTGGCAGCAAACTCCTTTTGATGggttaaaatagaaattgagATTTTGGAGACAGTAATAGAAAGTTAAGTataggtttttatttttctgtttaataaattattaggCTGACACTAAATTTCTGAACCTTCAGTTAAACATCAAAGAGATTTATGTTCTAAAGATATGGTAGAGTTGTGTTTTCAATACATTGACTTGTTGATCGATGCATTTAACTTAACTCTGAAGTCCTGGACAATTTATCAACACTGTAACCTTCCTTTATCACAAAGCTGCAAAAACCTACTTGAAAGGTCTTTCAAGTGACAGAATTCACTCCGAAGCTACTGCTTGTATGAATTAAATGTTGATTTTTAAGCAATTACTGATCAAGCAAATTTAATGATATAGCTGAAGCCATATTGTAACTTCGCCAAAATTAAGTTTTGGGAGCACACATAGTTTAACCTTTGTGGCTGCAAGTATTATCATTAAATAATGAATAATAAATGTCCTACTTGTTGATGCAGCTTCACGAAGGTGTAAAGAAATCAGGAATCATGGGCTTTTGTGATCCTTGTCCCGGAGACCGGAAACTGTTGTATGTAGAGTATGCTCATGCCAGCAATCAACACAAGGTATTAGCAGTTGCTCTTGTTACTGTATAAAAAGTTCGAAAGTATAAACCTTTTGAATCTTGTTGGTTACATGGGctaattaacattttttaaacaGGTCTTGGTTGGTGACTATGACGAATTACTGATACCCCAAGGCATCCACAGgatataaagaaaaattaatatacaCATCTATATCATAGTTACCCCGTGCATTTTTGCATTACATGCTTGAGGTAAAACATTTTGTACTGGTAGATGGAATTACAAGAGGTACCTTGTACAATTTTTGGGCTAGTGGTATCCTTGCTTTTTTAGCTTATTTATTCACGCCCCGAAAGTGTATGAAATAAGGGCATTTTAGGATGTCATTGTAGTATTTTGTCATGTTGTCGTGGTCTACGCATGTTAACTCTGCTGCCACTGCCAGACTGCCTGACCCGGATTTTGTCTAATGTTATTTTTATGGTTCATTGGTTGCCCTTCCCCAACCATATAAGTTGAATCATCCCCAATGACTGTAATTTTCATTTGAGTTTGTTATTTGTGGTTGACAATTAACAACTGCGAATAACATTGATTGCCGAGACATTTTTTGTATCTGTTCACTTCCTTTTCCTTCCTTTACCAGCCAAGGCACTGAATATACATTTCTAGCCTGCCAATCAAATGGCCTGATTACCGTTTCATGCAACTTCTAGTTGGCTCGTTAATGACAACTAAATAAGGATTTAATGTTGTTCAAGTAAATTTTTGTAATATACATCATATCATCACAATATGCATTATCGTGGAGAAACACTGCTGCTTCTACTTAAAAGCAGACATTTTAAGCAGACTGTATCAAAAATTCGCTTTCATGTTGTTCGCTgtatataacatttttttttttgacaaagtatataacattttttcttttcctaaatataatctttttatggaaaatggattcctaaatattttttaatctttaaatatttaatttaatgtcaTTTAGCTCCCTTCCAAAATATCTCTCCTCCCCCCTCCCTATCCTCCATTCaacttaaaataagttttgactTTGTGTAGTAGCTCGTAATTCAAAAtaattcgatttttttttaatagatttgtGTTTTTTAGAAGCCagataataatatatagaacAATAAAAGAACAATAAAAATTCTCTTCTCCCCCTATAAGACTCTCTTTTTTCCCCGGattttcatttttgtctttGCATACAAAATTTGGGATGCATTAAACTTCGTAAAACACATTATGAAATTCAACACAAGAGCAACAAACAATAGCTAAAAACACATAAGGAGTTTATTGTTTTTATGAGGCTTTGTCTAATATATACTCgatccggtccttaatataagaaaaatttatttttaagatttattgaaaatataatgtatctagtttatattaaagactagatacattgaattctcaataaatctaaaaaacaaacttaCTCTAATATTAAGTACTGGAGAGAGTATATACAAATGAGATAAATATTTTATCATgcataaatttgtttttactattaaattaaaattggatTAATTATCTGATGCGATTCAATGATGAGATTTCTTAatccaataaaaataattagctTGTGCATGATAAAATTTTGTATGTAGCATAGTTTTGAACTTTTTTGACACAGCATagaattgaagtttttttttttggtaagtataGATTTGAAGTTATGAAGTTACACATGTGGcaaaatattttagaaaataaattgtcaaaataagaagaaaataaacaaaatacttGTAGGATTCAGTGTGTAAAATAAAATGTCTTCTACAACGTCTGTAACGACAAAAGGTAGTAAAACAACAAGCATTGGATGTTTCTGGGCAACGCTATGTGTTAGGTCAAAATAATGGCGGGAGCCACTGGAACAACAGCGTCGTGTGTTTTCTGTAACATAGCTACCAAATCCAACTCCAATACAACAATTCTCCACTCCGTtcgtctctctctctctctctctcttgttgtTTCTGTTTCCTCCTTTCCGATTAACTTTCGAAATCTGAAATTGCAGGATGATAAGGTTGTTGCTTTTCAGGACATTAATCCATCTGCTTTCAGGTACTATTTATTTGCAATTCATCAATATCATATCATACTTtactaattttcaattttaattactGAAATTTTCCTTCTGAGCTGATCAATTTGATTGTGTCAACTTTTAGGCATTACTTAGTGGTTCCTGTAGAGCACATTCCTACTGTTAAGGATCTTCAGAGAAAAACAGAAGATCATTCTTTGGGTAAATTAACTCATAGCTATAGCTATAGTCATTTTGCAATTCAAAATTCTAAATAGATTATTTTCAAATCTGATTGATCCAATTTCATGACAGTGAGTCACATGTTAGATGTGGGCAAAATGTTATTACTTAGAGATGCACCTCACTCAAAGCAGTACAGGTATTGGTTTGTATACAATTGCAATTGATTATTACTTCTTCCGGTCGTTTTTAACTTTGGTTTtgcataaaaattgtttttatttatttgttgttttcaaAGTTCATTGAAATATTAACTATTGTTTTATCAATAATACCGtggtaggaaaaaaaaagaagaagagaaatagGTGAAATGATATAAGAATAAATAGTTGAAAGTACCACTAGACAATAGTTAGTTaagtggtgattgatgctggacttggtagagaggaccacggttcgatcccccgcaactgcgatcatgagggggctgaaaccacttgatggcagaactgacccccaaaccagattaggcggtccagtgAGCTGGATACTGGTGGTgggaaaaaaagaagttaaaagtACTATAGGAATAAGGCAAATAATTCAATCAAGAGTAATAGAGTATATTGGTTTTACTTGCTATGTGTAAATAACCTTAAAACaatggagggagtattacaTTGAACTCAAATGCTGATTTCAATTTCGATTGCAATTGTTGGTTTCATACCCAAATTGCTCCCGtgttgttttgaaattttaaaggTGTTTTACTCAGGCTATAATCAGTAGTTTTCTATGAagcaaaaatgtttttttacttgGGATGCTCATTTGTATGCTGCAAAAAAATGTTGCCCGTGATTGAGGGTTAATTTCTTGATGTTTGTTGAACATTAAGTTTAATATTCAACGTAACTATGGAGAAAAGGAGGGTTTGAAAAATAAGGGCCATATTGAGTTAGGTTGGAGATTGAATGTCCATTTATAGTAATTTGACTTGCCGTTATGGATCAGTCGCATTGTGATCTTTAACAATCAGATTTTGATCTTTGAATATGCAAGTGAAACCTAGGTTACTAAATTTTACTGAATTTCTTGAACAAAGACCTAATACCATGACTAGAGAAGCAAGAACACGAATTGAACCCTGGAACTACGGCATTTAAATCAGGATGTTGTTTTGACCTGAAGTATCTGTTATTAAACAAAACATGTCTTTGTGGTTTTTCCTGACGCATTTCTTACAGATTTGGCTTTCATCAGCCTCCAATGAATTCTGTTAACCACCTACACCTCCATTGTTTTGCGCTACCATATACACCCAGGTATTAATCTCTCTGGTTACTATATGCGTGCTTAAGCTTATCGTGAATGCTTTGTGAATACTTAAAAATGTCTCTTCATGATTTTAAACAGATGGAGATATATAAAATACTTGTCTTTCGGACCACTTGGTTTCATTGAAGCGGAGAAGTTTCTGGAAAAGATAAAGCCTTAGCCTGCAGTTCATACAAAAgtataaattaaatgaaattacTGTTTAAAGTCATTCTTGGCTTTTCTTATTTCCAGAAAGATGCTAATTATACCAGTTTCCATTAAAACTCACCTCTGTTTAATTTTTTGGTGAGCAAAAGTTACAGTTATCACCGATTCTTTAGATCATGGATGCATGAAATGATAGATTACTTGACCTTCAAATGGAGAATAACCAATAATAATATTAGCTTCCATATATTATAGTATAAGCCCCTGCGACATAATTCAACATAACTGAGCAAATTAGAGCCTGTGATGGCTACCACACTGCAAACACTAGAATCAACAAACTTTAGAAGTGTAGACGCATCTTGGTCTGGTACTTGCCAGcagttctttattttttttcctgttaCCTTGAGTTTAGTTGTTTTCGGGAGTTGGGTTTGGGATGTGTTATTCAGTTCGCACTTTGACTAGGGTGCGTGTGGCCAATAACAAATTGGCCACCCTCGAAGACCATTTTTAGCCTCATGTTATGGCACATCCATTTTAGCCTGTGTTATTCAAACAGGCTATTAAAGGTTTTGTTCTTGCATCTGGTCTAGTGAAACTGGGTCTAATGGGTTCAAGGGTTATCCAAGAGTCCAATAGTTATGGAGAATTTCTTGCGCGCCCtctgaaattatcaaaataccccTTCCACTACTTAAGTTGTGAACTCAGTCCGCTACTTAGTAGCGGACgtgtaaaatcttaaaaatttcatGTTAGGGGTGTTTCTCTcacaaatttctcatttttataatgtccgcCATGTAAGTAACAAACgtgtaaaatcttgaaaatcCGATGTTAGtggatgttttttttttcctctcaaatttctcatttttataatgttaaCTAGCagaagggtaaaaatggaaaagaGAAGGGCACCCGAGAAGTACGGGGTGCCAAAAAAAAGCTCTCATAGTTCTGTATCCAGGCTTCTCAAATTGGGTCCAATATTATTGCTAATTATGGCCTTCAAAAAGTGGGTCCAATAGTTCTAATTATGGCCTTCTGAAATTGGGTCCAACAGATCTTTATTGAGAGCTATCAAACACTTGGTTCACATATTCAATGCGAGGAGTAAGGATGTCCCTGCCGGTTAATGTAGCAATTTATTGTAATattagatttaatttatatacactgtcATGAAAAATATTATGCTGTTAATCAATCGTAGTAAATAGTaatcatataattaaaaatgtttgattttaataattACTACTTATAAAACTCTAGTATTTAGTGTACATTCATTACTGTGTATGAACCATGAATTCAATAATAACTCAACCATATTATACTGTATTATGTTTTGCAGTCAAATTGATTGAAGAATTTTTGCCCCTCTTTTGgacttttgtattttttttcccaattaaGTACGAGTTTTTcagttaatatattatttggcttcaaaaaaattgattgaagaatttttgtctgcaaaataaaaataatatgatgATGTAACTTGGCATAAGTTTGTTTTGGCTGTGGTTGGAGTGTAGTCGCAGACTTGCAGTGTCGCACATTGACTATGAAAAGTGTAGCTTTTAAGTTTGGGTTTTgctgtttgtaaaaaaaaaaaaagtttggatTTTGCTAACATGTGTCTTAAATAGTCAGTACTTGTTaaggaataaaaaaatagaaactttacattgaaaaattaatacttTGATTGAATGCACGGTTTTTGAATCGAATATTTCaacttttaattctttaacATAATATGtggacacatgttaacatttgctTTTAAATTTTCACGTTGAAATGGCGTAGTATTGTGTGGTGGCACCGTGGCAGTGAAAAAACTTGCTCCCAAACATGCTTAGATCATTTTCTGTTACGAAAAGGttacttgtcacacacacaatAGTATATATCTTGTGCATTTTTTCTTAtccacttaaaaaaaaaaatctaattttttatgttaattaacaTCTTTAAgtgaaaaaataagaaaaaaggaGCAAAACCGTTGAACCTAAATGTAGTTTTCTATATACAGGCTATCATTTTTTACATGTCAACATCTTTCAATGTGAATAAACAAGATTAATGAGCAGATTGGACGTGCAAAACTATTAAACTTGCtcgtgatttttttaatttaaattataaaagtaAACTATTTAGTCAATCAAGACTAGGACAGTATTTTTATggatatattcaaaaaaaagttGGGATTTACTAGTGaaggttcttcttcttcttcatgggTAATATTGGCAGAAGAAGTGAATGCTCTTAAATGCTTTGAGTCTTTGACAGAACATTTACAAAGATATTTTGCAATGCCAACTTGACAAACCTTTGTGCCCCAAAATCTGGCAAAAGTACCTCAAAAGTGGCAGTAGAACGAGTATGACAGCTTTTGGATTCACAAGAAAGGAAGTAGTACTATTGATAATCATGAATTCCAAAATAATGAGTATGCAAACAGCTGTAATTTTTTAGGAAGAATGGGAAAGTTCTTCAATTCCATGGTTGACAATAATCAGTAGTAGTAATTAGATAATAACGAAATTACTAAAGATCGAATCCTATGACTGGAGTTCAAACTCCGATTAGGGTTGAGAATAGACCAATCTTACTTACAGGGGCCTACgacctagcctacataggctcagacCAGActagcctattcccaaccctaactCCGATCTTCCACTTTGTGTGTTGAATTTCTCCGTCTATATGTCTGTTTACCTACATAATAATCAATTCGTGATAGCCTCTAAATTGTCCATATACTCACCTACATATGGCCAaaataatttctatttattttctaGCCTTTGCCTACTACGCATGGAAGtactataatttaaaattcatgTACTTGTTGCATGAGATATTCATTCACCTCCACATTAATGGACAGAACTAGATAATACATACAAACTCCATAGGATTGGTGTACCATCCATTAGGtagaaagacaaaaaaaaaaagctcaatGGATCACTCATTATTAGTTTTTCACTTGTTATTATTGTACCATCCATTGTTTTGTGCTTATGCTACTCTGTTGACCTTATTAATAATCGCAAAGAATAAAAATAGTATTTGCTTTTCCTCTATGTGGACACCAATTACCAAACACAattataaagaaagaaaaatatggaCCTAAACTTGGATGAAGCCAAGGCATAAGGAATTTCAGCAAaggaaacaaaatattattttgtatgttttagAGACAAATAATTGGTAACCCAAATAGCTATCCTCCACTACTATTAATATTATGAAAGTGACTTCAGTAGGTAGGAGACACGGTTTGCAAATTAAGGAGccattcttttctttcttcagCATCTCTTAATCTAATGCTTTAGTCTTAGACATCTTTTTTCCATGGTGGCTTTGAAGAGGATTTTCCTCCTAATAGAAAATTTAGGTAAGTTGGGCCTCAAGACTCACTCGAGTTAGAACAGactataagatttatataatatttatgaaGGTACTTATATATCATCTATCAGCGAGGTTCT
It contains:
- the LOC123911261 gene encoding bifunctional adenosine 5'-phosphosulfate phosphorylase/adenylylsulfatase HINT4 is translated as MAGATGTTASCVFCNIATKSNSNTTILHSDDKVVAFQDINPSAFRHYLVVPVEHIPTVKDLQRKTEDHSLVSHMLDVGKMLLLRDAPHSKQYRFGFHQPPMNSVNHLHLHCFALPYTPRWRYIKYLSFGPLGFIEAEKFLEKIKP